A window of Deltaproteobacteria bacterium contains these coding sequences:
- a CDS encoding glycoside hydrolase translates to MSLEKKYLKTKPICKVTFRVPAEMAPGAGSVNLVGEFNGWDIYAMPMQRLKDGSFKLQLDLETDRDYQFRYLIDEMDWENDWSADGYRPTPFGNSENSVVSV, encoded by the coding sequence ATGAGTCTGGAAAAGAAGTATCTGAAAACAAAGCCGATCTGCAAGGTGACCTTCCGGGTTCCGGCTGAGATGGCACCTGGGGCCGGAAGCGTGAATCTGGTCGGGGAATTCAACGGGTGGGACATCTACGCCATGCCTATGCAACGTCTCAAGGACGGGTCGTTCAAACTCCAGCTCGATTTGGAAACCGATCGGGATTATCAGTTCCGCTATCTCATCGACGAGATGGATTGGGAGAACGATTGGTCGGCCGACGGCTATCGTCCGACCCCGTTTGGTAACTCCGAGAATTCAGTCGTGTCGGTCTAA
- the glgA gene encoding glycogen synthase GlgA translates to MQGIVFAASEIYPFSKSGGLADVMGVLPLTLHKMGLDVSVITPFYGRISTSRYKMRLVAENCPVGYPWPDITADVYKADFEGMPVYFVDRGEYFDRRNYYCTHHGDYFDNCERFIFFCRAVLSIIKRLGQAPEIVHVHDWHAALVPAFLYAWRLEDPFWSGTASVLTIHNLAFQGWFSSRLFLNSGLPDWTWNIHGAEFHGGFNLLKAGISYADLITTVSPSYAREILTPEFGCGLEGVLQSRRDRLVGILNGMDRSVWNPEADMFLHARYGRDDLRGKEMCKEFLIEDLGLDPGLARRPILGFIGRLREQKGIDIVLEILPRLMKRNVGLVVLGEGGTAFEARLMEASELYPGRVCAVVGYTEELAHQIQAGSDIFLMPSRYEPCGLTQMYSLSYGTPPVATAVGGLKDTIVPYPDPQANGFTFQSPTGEDFLGAIDQAVGVWSDPKAWKALQIRGMSVDFSWNVSALSYMKAYRSLGKLVGSVGGGFKGG, encoded by the coding sequence ATGCAGGGCATCGTCTTTGCCGCTTCAGAGATCTATCCGTTTTCCAAGAGCGGAGGGTTGGCCGACGTCATGGGGGTGTTACCCCTGACCCTGCACAAGATGGGGCTCGACGTCAGCGTGATCACCCCGTTCTACGGCCGGATTTCGACCTCGCGCTACAAGATGCGGCTTGTGGCCGAAAATTGTCCCGTGGGCTATCCTTGGCCGGACATCACGGCCGACGTCTACAAGGCCGATTTCGAGGGCATGCCCGTCTATTTTGTCGATCGTGGGGAGTATTTCGACCGCCGGAATTACTATTGCACCCATCATGGTGACTATTTCGACAATTGCGAGCGATTCATTTTTTTTTGCCGGGCGGTCTTGTCGATCATCAAGCGTCTGGGGCAGGCGCCGGAGATCGTCCATGTCCACGATTGGCACGCTGCTTTGGTGCCGGCCTTTCTTTACGCCTGGCGTCTGGAGGACCCCTTCTGGTCGGGGACGGCCTCGGTTCTGACCATTCACAACCTGGCCTTTCAGGGCTGGTTCTCGTCCCGTCTGTTCTTGAACAGCGGGCTGCCTGACTGGACCTGGAACATACACGGGGCCGAGTTTCATGGAGGCTTCAACCTTCTCAAGGCGGGCATCTCCTACGCCGATTTGATAACCACCGTCAGCCCGAGTTACGCCCGGGAAATTTTGACCCCGGAGTTCGGGTGCGGCCTGGAGGGAGTTCTACAGAGCCGTCGGGATCGTTTGGTCGGTATCTTGAATGGGATGGATCGTTCGGTCTGGAATCCCGAGGCCGACATGTTTCTTCACGCCAGATACGGCAGGGACGATCTTCGGGGCAAGGAGATGTGCAAGGAGTTCCTGATCGAGGACCTGGGTCTCGACCCGGGCCTGGCCCGGAGGCCAATTTTGGGCTTCATTGGCCGGTTGCGAGAGCAGAAGGGGATTGATATCGTCCTAGAGATATTGCCCAGGCTCATGAAGCGCAATGTGGGCCTGGTGGTTTTGGGCGAGGGCGGGACCGCGTTCGAGGCGAGGCTCATGGAGGCCTCGGAACTCTACCCGGGCCGGGTCTGTGCCGTGGTCGGCTACACTGAGGAGTTGGCCCATCAGATTCAGGCCGGGTCGGACATTTTTCTGATGCCTTCCAGATATGAGCCCTGCGGCCTGACCCAGATGTACAGCTTGAGTTATGGGACTCCTCCAGTGGCCACGGCCGTCGGCGGGCTCAAGGATACTATCGTCCCCTATCCCGATCCTCAGGCCAACGGGTTCACGTTTCAGAGCCCGACCGGGGAAGATTTCCTGGGAGCCATTGATCAGGCCGTCGGCGTATGGTCGGATCCCAAGGCCTGGAAGGCTCTGCAAATTCGAGGAATGAGCGTGGATTTTTCATGGAATGTGTCCGCGTTAAGCTATATGAAGGCTTACCGCAGCCTGGGCAAACTGGTTGGCTCGGTCGGTGGTGGCTTCAAAGGAGGATGA
- a CDS encoding cupin domain-containing protein — protein sequence MDVNTQSCKEIAPRLRGLRDALGLSLDEMAGDLEVSAADVESYEGGAAEIPVSYLFHVAQKYGVDLTVLISGKESHLHGFSLVKQGRGMSVERRKDYDYKSLAYRFVGRRMEPFLVTVPPREGHEATFNEHPGQEFIFGLEGRLEVVLGERVVVVEPGDSLYFTSRTPHSLRGLDGRPAVFLDVII from the coding sequence ATGGATGTGAACACTCAGAGCTGCAAGGAGATCGCCCCCAGGCTCCGGGGGCTGCGGGACGCGCTGGGGCTGAGTCTGGATGAGATGGCCGGGGATCTTGAAGTTTCTGCGGCCGATGTCGAGAGCTACGAGGGTGGCGCGGCCGAGATTCCGGTCAGCTATCTCTTTCATGTCGCCCAGAAGTATGGCGTAGACCTGACGGTGCTGATTTCGGGGAAAGAATCCCATCTGCACGGGTTTTCTCTAGTCAAACAGGGTCGTGGCATGAGTGTCGAACGCCGAAAAGACTACGACTACAAGAGCCTGGCCTACCGGTTCGTTGGTCGGAGGATGGAGCCCTTTCTGGTCACGGTCCCGCCTAGGGAGGGGCATGAAGCGACCTTCAACGAGCACCCGGGCCAGGAGTTCATCTTCGGCCTTGAAGGCCGCCTAGAGGTCGTTCTCGGGGAACGCGTTGTCGTTGTGGAGCCCGGAGACAGCCTGTACTTCACGTCCCGGACCCCTCACTCACTGCGAGGCCTGGACGGCCGGCCGGCCGTCTTTTTGGACGTGATCATTTAG